One Desmodus rotundus isolate HL8 chromosome 4, HLdesRot8A.1, whole genome shotgun sequence DNA segment encodes these proteins:
- the CHST3 gene encoding carbohydrate sulfotransferase 3 isoform X1: MEKGLALPQDCRDFLHSLRMRSKYALFLAFVVVVFVFIEKENKIISSVDCSSPCLQEPTASPRHSHLSAFPPPVRHRVSDKLKQIPQSLVDANSTDPALVLTENASLLSLSELDSAFTQLQGRLRNFSLQLGLQPARETEGEVGEEEEPPGPAEPRPRRHVLLMATTRTGSSFVGEFFNQQGNIFYLFEPLWHIERTVSFEPGGASAAGSALVYRDVLQQLFLCDLYVLEHFISPLPEDHLTQFMFRRGSSRSLCEDPVCTPFVKKVFEKYHCKNRRCGPLNVTLAAEACRRKEHMALKAVRIRQLEFLQPLAEDPRLDLRVIQLVRDPRAVLASRMVAFAGKYETWKKWLAEGQDRLREEEVQRLRGNCESIRLSAELGLRQPAWLRGRYLLVRYEDVARRPLEKAREMYRFAGIPLTPQVEDWIQKNTQASRDSSGIYSTQKNSSEQFEKWRFSMPFKLAQVVQAACGPAMRLFGYRLAQDAASLTNRSVSLLEERGTFWVT; the protein is encoded by the exons atgGAGAAAGGACTTGCTTTGCCCCAGGACTGCCGCGACTTTCTGCACAGTCTGAGGATGAGGAGCAAATATGCCCTTTTCCTGGCttttgtggtggtggtttttgtctttatcgaaaaggaaaataaaatcatatcgAG CGTGGACTGTTCCAGTCCCTGCCTGCAGGAGCCTACTGCAAGCCCCCGCCACTCTCACCTGAGCGCATTCCCTCCACCAGTGAGGCACAG GGTCTCGGACAAGCTGAAACAGATCCCCCAGTCCCTGGTAGATGCCAACAGCACTGACCCAGCCCTGGTCTTGACTGAGAACGCATCCCTCTTGTCCCTGAGTGAGCTTGATTCGGCCTTCACACAGCTGCAGGGCCGCCTGCGAAACTTCAGTCTGCAGCTGGGCTTGCAGCCCGCCCGGGAGAccgagggggaggtgggggaggaggaggagcccccCGGCCCCGCGGAGCCCCGACCCCGGCGCCACGTGCTCCTCATGGCCACCACCCGCACCGGCTCCTCTTTCGTGGGTGAGTTCTTCAACCAGCAGGGCAACATCTTCTACCTCTTCGAGCCCCTGTGGCACATCGAGCGCACGGTGTCCTTCGAGCCGGGAGGCGCCAGCGCAGCGGGCTCGGCCCTGGTCTACCGCGACGTGCTCCAGCAGCTCTTCCTGTGCGACCTGTACGTGCTGGAGCATTTCATCAGCCCCCTGCCCGAGGACCACCTGACCCAGTTCATGTTCCGCCGCGGCTCCAGCCGCTCGCTCTGCGAGGACCCGGTGTGCACGCCCTTCGTCAAGAAGGTCTTCGAGAAGTACCACTGCAAGAACCGCCGCTGCGGCCCGCTCAACGTGACGCTGGCCGCCGAGGCCTGCCGCCGCAAGGAGCACATGGCGCTCAAGGCCGTCCGCATCCGGCAGCTGGAGTTCCTGCAGCCCCTGGCCGAGGACCCCCGCCTGGACCTACGTGTCATCCAGCTGGTGCGCGACCCCCGGGCCGTGCTGGCCTCCCGCATGGTGGCCTTCGCGGGCAAGTACGAGACCTGGAAGAAGTGGCTGGCCGAGGGGCAGGACCggctgagagaggaggaggtgcAGCGGCTGAGGGGCAACTGTGAGAGCATCCGCCTGTCGGCCGAGCTGGGGCTGCGGCAGCCCGCCTGGCTGCGGGGCCGCTACCTGCTGGTGCGCTACGAGGACGTGGCCCGCAGGCCCCTGGAGAAGGCCCGGGAGATGTACCGCTTTGCAGGCATCCCCCTGACCCCGCAGGTGGAGGACTGGATCCAGAAGAACACCCAGGCGTCCCGGGACAGCAGCGGCATCTACTCCACGCAGAAGAACTCCTCGGAGCAGTTTGAGAAGTGGCGCTTCAGCATGCCCTTCAAGCTGGCGCAGGTGGTGCAGGCTGCCTGCGGCCCCGCCATGCGCCTCTTCGGCTACAGATTGGCGCAGGATGCCGCCTCCCTCACCAACCGCTCCGTCAGCCTGCTGGAGGAGCGAGGCACCTTCTGGGTCACGTAG
- the CHST3 gene encoding carbohydrate sulfotransferase 3 isoform X2, with the protein MEKGLALPQDCRDFLHSLRMRSKYALFLAFVVVVFVFIEKENKIISRVSDKLKQIPQSLVDANSTDPALVLTENASLLSLSELDSAFTQLQGRLRNFSLQLGLQPARETEGEVGEEEEPPGPAEPRPRRHVLLMATTRTGSSFVGEFFNQQGNIFYLFEPLWHIERTVSFEPGGASAAGSALVYRDVLQQLFLCDLYVLEHFISPLPEDHLTQFMFRRGSSRSLCEDPVCTPFVKKVFEKYHCKNRRCGPLNVTLAAEACRRKEHMALKAVRIRQLEFLQPLAEDPRLDLRVIQLVRDPRAVLASRMVAFAGKYETWKKWLAEGQDRLREEEVQRLRGNCESIRLSAELGLRQPAWLRGRYLLVRYEDVARRPLEKAREMYRFAGIPLTPQVEDWIQKNTQASRDSSGIYSTQKNSSEQFEKWRFSMPFKLAQVVQAACGPAMRLFGYRLAQDAASLTNRSVSLLEERGTFWVT; encoded by the exons atgGAGAAAGGACTTGCTTTGCCCCAGGACTGCCGCGACTTTCTGCACAGTCTGAGGATGAGGAGCAAATATGCCCTTTTCCTGGCttttgtggtggtggtttttgtctttatcgaaaaggaaaataaaatcatatcgAG GGTCTCGGACAAGCTGAAACAGATCCCCCAGTCCCTGGTAGATGCCAACAGCACTGACCCAGCCCTGGTCTTGACTGAGAACGCATCCCTCTTGTCCCTGAGTGAGCTTGATTCGGCCTTCACACAGCTGCAGGGCCGCCTGCGAAACTTCAGTCTGCAGCTGGGCTTGCAGCCCGCCCGGGAGAccgagggggaggtgggggaggaggaggagcccccCGGCCCCGCGGAGCCCCGACCCCGGCGCCACGTGCTCCTCATGGCCACCACCCGCACCGGCTCCTCTTTCGTGGGTGAGTTCTTCAACCAGCAGGGCAACATCTTCTACCTCTTCGAGCCCCTGTGGCACATCGAGCGCACGGTGTCCTTCGAGCCGGGAGGCGCCAGCGCAGCGGGCTCGGCCCTGGTCTACCGCGACGTGCTCCAGCAGCTCTTCCTGTGCGACCTGTACGTGCTGGAGCATTTCATCAGCCCCCTGCCCGAGGACCACCTGACCCAGTTCATGTTCCGCCGCGGCTCCAGCCGCTCGCTCTGCGAGGACCCGGTGTGCACGCCCTTCGTCAAGAAGGTCTTCGAGAAGTACCACTGCAAGAACCGCCGCTGCGGCCCGCTCAACGTGACGCTGGCCGCCGAGGCCTGCCGCCGCAAGGAGCACATGGCGCTCAAGGCCGTCCGCATCCGGCAGCTGGAGTTCCTGCAGCCCCTGGCCGAGGACCCCCGCCTGGACCTACGTGTCATCCAGCTGGTGCGCGACCCCCGGGCCGTGCTGGCCTCCCGCATGGTGGCCTTCGCGGGCAAGTACGAGACCTGGAAGAAGTGGCTGGCCGAGGGGCAGGACCggctgagagaggaggaggtgcAGCGGCTGAGGGGCAACTGTGAGAGCATCCGCCTGTCGGCCGAGCTGGGGCTGCGGCAGCCCGCCTGGCTGCGGGGCCGCTACCTGCTGGTGCGCTACGAGGACGTGGCCCGCAGGCCCCTGGAGAAGGCCCGGGAGATGTACCGCTTTGCAGGCATCCCCCTGACCCCGCAGGTGGAGGACTGGATCCAGAAGAACACCCAGGCGTCCCGGGACAGCAGCGGCATCTACTCCACGCAGAAGAACTCCTCGGAGCAGTTTGAGAAGTGGCGCTTCAGCATGCCCTTCAAGCTGGCGCAGGTGGTGCAGGCTGCCTGCGGCCCCGCCATGCGCCTCTTCGGCTACAGATTGGCGCAGGATGCCGCCTCCCTCACCAACCGCTCCGTCAGCCTGCTGGAGGAGCGAGGCACCTTCTGGGTCACGTAG